Proteins from a genomic interval of Pseudomonas asplenii:
- a CDS encoding ABC transporter substrate-binding protein: protein MKFSSLGPIAALALLAASFSVAAHADQLAEIKSRGALVCGVLSTLDPFGYMDPNTREVVGYDVDFCKGVAKQLGVKPELRQLSLDARIPELSQGRVDVLAAVLGYTPARATQIAFSDAYFLSLQKLAVQQDSGLNALADLNDKRISSIKGSSTQNFVKATIPGAKIVSYDDAPSAFMALTQRKVDGFGLTEAMLRRFIIKLGPEATLKVIDAPLGQEQWGLGIKKDEPQLLAAVNTALNKMEESGEAQAIFDKWLGKDSVYHMERTFKVEPIKP, encoded by the coding sequence ATGAAGTTTTCCTCCCTAGGCCCAATTGCGGCACTCGCGCTGCTCGCCGCTTCTTTCAGTGTCGCCGCTCACGCCGATCAGCTTGCTGAAATCAAATCTCGCGGGGCCCTCGTATGTGGGGTTTTAAGTACGCTCGATCCGTTTGGCTATATGGATCCGAACACTCGTGAAGTGGTCGGCTACGATGTCGATTTCTGCAAGGGTGTCGCGAAGCAGTTGGGCGTGAAGCCGGAACTGCGTCAGTTGTCTCTCGATGCTCGTATCCCGGAGCTTAGCCAGGGACGTGTCGATGTACTGGCCGCAGTACTGGGGTACACACCTGCGCGTGCCACCCAGATTGCCTTTTCCGATGCTTATTTTCTTTCTCTGCAGAAACTTGCAGTGCAGCAAGACAGTGGCTTGAACGCGTTGGCAGACCTGAACGATAAGCGGATCAGCTCAATCAAGGGATCCAGTACCCAGAATTTTGTGAAGGCAACCATTCCAGGGGCCAAGATTGTCAGTTACGACGATGCACCTTCAGCCTTTATGGCGCTGACGCAGCGCAAGGTGGATGGGTTTGGATTGACCGAGGCAATGCTTCGTCGATTCATCATCAAGTTGGGACCAGAGGCTACACTGAAAGTTATCGACGCTCCTTTGGGGCAGGAGCAATGGGGGCTCGGAATCAAGAAGGATGAGCCTCAGTTGCTAGCAGCCGTCAATACAGCGCTCAATAAAATGGAAGAGTCGGGCGAGGCCCAGGCGATTTTTGACAAGTGGTTGGGCAAGGACAGCGTCTACCATATGGAGCGCACTTTCAAAGTCGAGCCGATCAAGCCCTGA
- a CDS encoding amino acid ABC transporter permease, with the protein MPDFFKSVLLLFNAPYGEILLQGILLTTWLTLFSFVLAVILGTCLAMLRVSGNAFCERLVAAYVSYQQNVPMLVHILLWYFGVSNVLPMFMQDSLNYFGSEFIYPAIAIGLCMAAYYSEDIRSGLRAIPHGQHEASRSLGLSYLKSMRYVVIPQALRICAPPFINHTVLLFKNTSLAMAVGAAEMTYAVRDIENQTFLTFQAYSIATLFYLVVSLALMALGSYVAHRTRIPTR; encoded by the coding sequence GTGCCTGATTTTTTCAAGTCTGTCTTATTATTATTCAATGCGCCTTATGGAGAAATTTTACTTCAGGGGATTCTACTCACAACTTGGCTGACATTGTTCAGCTTCGTCCTGGCGGTGATACTCGGAACCTGTCTTGCGATGTTGCGAGTGTCCGGAAACGCATTTTGCGAACGTCTGGTCGCAGCTTACGTTTCCTATCAGCAAAACGTGCCAATGTTGGTTCATATACTGCTTTGGTATTTTGGCGTGTCGAATGTGCTTCCCATGTTCATGCAGGACTCTCTTAACTATTTTGGTTCAGAGTTCATCTATCCTGCTATCGCCATTGGGTTGTGCATGGCTGCCTATTATTCCGAAGATATTCGAAGTGGCTTGCGAGCCATCCCTCATGGCCAGCATGAGGCATCGCGGTCTCTTGGATTGAGTTATTTAAAATCCATGCGCTACGTGGTGATTCCGCAGGCGTTAAGAATATGTGCTCCTCCTTTTATCAATCACACTGTGCTGCTTTTTAAGAACACCAGTTTGGCGATGGCGGTAGGGGCTGCGGAAATGACGTATGCAGTGCGTGATATCGAAAATCAGACCTTTCTCACCTTTCAAGCGTATTCCATCGCAACCTTGTTTTATTTGGTGGTGTCGCTGGCCCTGATGGCGTTGGGAAGCTATGTCGCTCATCGCACCCGCATTCCGACGAGGTAG
- a CDS encoding amino acid ABC transporter permease: MFEIIANNWQQLLVGQYPQGPLGGLALTMILSVLGLVIAFPLSVVLAFCRISPYKMLNIPATVLVYVVRGLPLVMLVFWSYFLVPVLVGQSVSGFTALICTLVIYEAAYLSEVVRAGIQSIPEGQVEAARSLGMSYRKTMFKVVLPQALYNMVPSLISQFVSLIKETSIGYVISVQEITFSANQINTQLLTKPFEVFAILALTYYILCFCLTQLAKWAERRTTQKRLGLRSPKGGELNDQILESQ, translated from the coding sequence ATGTTCGAAATTATTGCGAATAACTGGCAACAGCTATTGGTCGGGCAATATCCTCAAGGGCCATTGGGCGGCCTGGCACTGACGATGATACTGTCAGTCCTCGGGCTCGTCATCGCGTTCCCACTGAGTGTGGTGTTGGCGTTCTGTCGGATATCACCCTACAAGATGCTCAATATCCCTGCGACGGTCCTGGTTTATGTCGTCCGCGGGTTACCGTTGGTTATGCTTGTGTTCTGGAGCTATTTTCTTGTTCCTGTGTTGGTAGGCCAAAGTGTAAGTGGATTCACTGCATTAATTTGTACATTAGTGATTTACGAGGCCGCCTACCTTTCTGAAGTGGTCAGGGCGGGGATTCAATCCATTCCGGAGGGGCAGGTCGAGGCCGCACGTTCGCTGGGTATGAGTTACAGGAAGACAATGTTCAAAGTTGTTCTTCCTCAAGCATTGTATAACATGGTTCCCAGTTTAATCAGTCAGTTCGTTTCTCTCATCAAAGAGACTTCGATTGGGTATGTTATCAGCGTTCAGGAAATCACATTCTCGGCCAATCAAATCAATACTCAGTTGCTCACGAAGCCATTTGAGGTTTTTGCAATCCTAGCGCTTACCTATTACATCCTGTGCTTCTGTTTGACACAGCTTGCAAAATGGGCTGAACGCCGGACGACGCAAAAACGTTTAGGTTTAAGATCTCCGAAGGGGGGTGAATTAAATGATCAAATTCTCGAAAGTCAATAA
- a CDS encoding amino acid ABC transporter ATP-binding protein: MIKFSKVNKWYGEYQALVEVTAAVAQGEVVVVCGPSGSGKSTLIRTVNRLEEIQKGSIHLNGQDIHAEGLDLNAFRTQVGFVFQQFNLFPHLSVVENICLAPLTVRHQSKAETKSKAMSLLERVGLAHKAEAYPQQLSGGQQQRVAIARALAMDPPVMLFDEPTSALDPEMVGEVLAVMKELARDGMTMVCVTHEMNFAREVADRIWFMDKGAILEEAKPAVFFSAPEHPRAQAFISDLRNH, from the coding sequence ATGATCAAATTCTCGAAAGTCAATAAGTGGTATGGCGAATATCAGGCCCTTGTCGAGGTGACCGCCGCAGTTGCGCAGGGTGAGGTTGTCGTTGTATGTGGTCCCTCGGGTTCGGGTAAGTCGACACTGATCAGAACGGTTAATCGATTAGAAGAGATCCAAAAAGGCAGCATTCATTTAAATGGACAAGATATACATGCCGAAGGCTTGGACCTTAATGCCTTTCGGACCCAAGTCGGCTTTGTGTTCCAGCAATTCAACCTGTTTCCGCACTTATCGGTCGTGGAGAATATTTGCCTGGCTCCATTAACGGTGCGTCATCAAAGCAAAGCAGAGACTAAGTCGAAAGCCATGTCGCTTTTGGAGCGTGTGGGCTTGGCTCATAAGGCTGAGGCTTACCCACAACAACTTTCTGGCGGACAACAACAACGTGTCGCCATTGCCAGGGCGCTGGCAATGGATCCCCCTGTGATGTTGTTCGATGAGCCTACCAGTGCGCTCGATCCGGAAATGGTAGGGGAGGTATTGGCCGTGATGAAGGAGTTGGCCAGGGATGGGATGACCATGGTGTGCGTAACCCACGAGATGAATTTCGCCCGTGAGGTTGCAGATCGAATCTGGTTCATGGACAAGGGAGCGATTTTGGAGGAGGCGAAGCCTGCTGTGTTCTTCTCAGCGCCTGAACACCCGCGTGCGCAGGCTTTCATTTCGGACTTGCGTAACCACTGA
- a CDS encoding NAD(P)/FAD-dependent oxidoreductase, which yields MSVTSDSDGRDVVVVGAGIVGLSIALRLQLEGCRVTIIDHNEPMTGCSAGNAGYFSEANIFPPATPDLLLQLPRLLFSKEGPLVIKPAYLGRMIPWSMRAVSVLKPAPYAKVMNALSSLIIRSQDSINELASATGAAHLITRNGGLHVYRSEDALKAKLKALPNWENQGVTVEVLDGPQVRALEPALASNVIGGLYFPRSGRCSDPKELGLHYFRYLIEKGAKFLRSTYLGVERDMNGMLEVVLSGRRLTAAKVIISTGHAADKLLQGFGYKSALVAERGYHLMLADPGVSLSRPIVFGEAYFAATPMDRGLRFAGTAEFCRPDAPPDMQRSYMLQQLAKQYLPSLTCAAGQPWMGVRPSLPDGLPAIGQVAGQPGLFYAFGHAHNGLTTSAVTAQCVASLVLGHQPPVDLRPFDYNRFGHSAF from the coding sequence ATGAGCGTCACAAGTGATTCAGATGGGCGAGATGTCGTGGTTGTAGGCGCGGGTATTGTTGGGTTGTCCATCGCCCTTAGACTTCAACTTGAAGGATGTCGAGTTACAATAATTGACCATAACGAACCCATGACCGGCTGTTCTGCGGGGAATGCCGGTTACTTTTCTGAAGCGAATATATTTCCGCCGGCAACGCCGGATCTCCTTCTTCAATTGCCTCGGCTGCTGTTCTCGAAAGAAGGGCCTCTGGTGATCAAGCCGGCTTATCTGGGGCGCATGATCCCTTGGTCAATGCGCGCGGTGAGCGTGTTGAAACCCGCGCCCTATGCGAAGGTGATGAACGCGCTTTCGAGCTTGATCATCCGTTCTCAGGACAGTATCAACGAGCTCGCCAGTGCTACGGGTGCTGCTCATCTCATTACCCGTAACGGCGGACTGCATGTATACCGCTCTGAGGACGCACTCAAGGCAAAGCTCAAGGCGCTGCCCAATTGGGAAAACCAGGGTGTTACGGTCGAAGTTCTGGATGGTCCGCAGGTGCGCGCCTTGGAGCCTGCTCTTGCGAGCAATGTCATCGGCGGCCTTTATTTTCCTCGATCGGGTCGGTGCAGCGATCCCAAGGAGCTTGGACTTCACTATTTCAGGTATTTGATCGAGAAGGGCGCGAAGTTCCTGCGGTCCACCTATCTCGGCGTGGAAAGGGACATGAATGGCATGCTTGAGGTTGTGCTGTCGGGACGGCGACTGACGGCCGCCAAGGTCATTATTTCTACCGGACATGCCGCTGACAAACTGCTACAGGGATTTGGTTACAAGTCCGCTCTGGTTGCTGAGCGCGGATATCATCTGATGTTGGCTGATCCAGGCGTGAGCCTGAGCCGCCCAATTGTATTTGGAGAGGCGTATTTTGCCGCTACGCCGATGGACAGAGGGCTTCGCTTCGCGGGTACAGCTGAATTCTGCCGTCCGGATGCACCGCCGGACATGCAGCGATCATACATGCTTCAACAGTTGGCGAAGCAATACCTCCCCAGTCTTACCTGTGCCGCGGGACAACCGTGGATGGGCGTACGGCCCTCGCTGCCGGATGGCCTGCCAGCGATAGGCCAAGTGGCTGGGCAGCCGGGTCTTTTCTACGCCTTTGGTCACGCACACAACGGGCTGACGACATCCGCCGTCACTGCGCAATGCGTAGCGTCTCTTGTGCTGGGCCACCAGCCGCCTGTTGATCTCAGGCCTTTCGACTATAACCGCTTCGGCCATTCAGCTTTTTAG
- a CDS encoding RidA family protein, translated as MPIIERFEQNSINARVVRANGFVFVGGQTPDDLTQDIAGQTVQVLKKIDHYLKSVGLDNTRIVSAQVWVKDIARDFDAMNAVWAAWVPQGHVPARATVEANLRYEDMLVEIAVTAV; from the coding sequence ATGCCCATCATCGAACGTTTCGAGCAGAACTCTATTAATGCGCGGGTCGTGCGCGCCAACGGCTTTGTTTTTGTTGGCGGTCAGACTCCAGACGATCTCACCCAGGATATCGCGGGCCAAACGGTCCAAGTACTTAAAAAAATCGACCATTATCTTAAGTCAGTAGGCCTGGATAACACCCGGATCGTATCGGCTCAGGTATGGGTCAAGGATATCGCTCGCGACTTTGACGCAATGAACGCGGTTTGGGCGGCATGGGTACCACAGGGACACGTACCTGCACGGGCAACGGTTGAAGCGAACTTGCGGTATGAGGATATGCTGGTTGAGATAGCGGTCACCGCGGTTTGA
- a CDS encoding LamB/YcsF family protein — protein MKFIDLNSDMGESYGPYTMGNDAALLEIVTSANVACGFHAGDPLVMRDTVTKALKENVGIGAHPGFMDLWGFGRRQIPGQSPADIEQIVAYQIGALQAVTKLHGGRVTHFKAHGALGNMAAVDEGLSQAIVNAVKAVDPDMIFVIPPYSLTERVAERAGLRVAREIFADRAYDESGYLLSRKLPGAVIHDPEIAARRVLDMIETNHITTVTGTRLPVKIDSICVHGDSSEALEMAAAVKHCLQANGWTLQSLTERKGL, from the coding sequence ATGAAGTTCATCGATTTGAATTCCGACATGGGGGAAAGCTATGGCCCGTACACCATGGGAAACGATGCCGCGCTTTTGGAAATCGTGACATCCGCCAATGTGGCATGCGGTTTTCACGCAGGTGACCCTCTCGTAATGAGAGACACCGTCACCAAGGCCTTAAAGGAAAACGTCGGCATCGGCGCGCATCCAGGCTTTATGGATTTATGGGGCTTTGGTCGCCGCCAGATACCTGGGCAATCGCCCGCAGACATCGAGCAGATCGTCGCCTATCAAATAGGTGCTCTGCAGGCTGTCACCAAGCTTCATGGCGGCCGGGTGACACACTTCAAAGCGCATGGAGCGCTTGGAAACATGGCGGCGGTGGACGAAGGACTTTCCCAAGCGATCGTCAACGCCGTAAAAGCAGTGGATCCTGACATGATCTTCGTCATCCCGCCCTATAGCCTCACGGAGCGTGTGGCCGAACGAGCAGGCCTGAGGGTGGCGCGGGAAATCTTTGCGGATCGTGCTTATGACGAAAGTGGGTACCTTCTGTCTCGCAAGCTGCCTGGCGCAGTAATACATGATCCGGAGATCGCGGCGCGGCGGGTACTGGACATGATCGAGACGAATCATATCACCACGGTAACCGGGACCCGTCTGCCGGTAAAAATCGATAGCATTTGTGTGCACGGCGACTCATCAGAGGCCTTAGAGATGGCCGCTGCGGTCAAGCATTGCCTGCAGGCGAATGGTTGGACACTCCAATCGCTCACCGAACGAAAAGGCCTGTAG
- a CDS encoding acetyl-CoA carboxylase biotin carboxyl carrier protein, with protein sequence MSFTEISELCRAFAASHFEELELDSATLSVRLVKKAISPRQTLPVTATTQSARLLLPAAAPSPVIESPGIGSFLPFHPARRYDVYGQERTITAGETVGFIQIGFLLFPVISHSDGVIQEVLVKPGTTVDYGAALFKLRCQGAIE encoded by the coding sequence ATGAGTTTTACGGAAATCAGCGAACTTTGCCGTGCGTTTGCCGCCAGCCACTTTGAGGAACTCGAACTGGATAGCGCGACGCTCAGCGTTCGGCTCGTCAAAAAGGCAATTTCCCCTCGGCAGACGTTGCCGGTAACCGCAACCACACAATCAGCGCGACTGCTGCTCCCGGCAGCGGCGCCCTCCCCTGTGATTGAGAGTCCAGGAATCGGGAGCTTTCTACCTTTTCATCCGGCGAGGCGCTATGACGTATACGGTCAAGAACGCACTATTACGGCCGGGGAAACGGTAGGTTTCATCCAAATTGGATTCCTGCTTTTTCCCGTCATCAGCCATTCCGATGGGGTGATTCAAGAGGTACTGGTGAAACCAGGCACGACCGTTGATTACGGCGCAGCCTTATTCAAACTGCGTTGCCAAGGAGCGATTGAATGA
- a CDS encoding 5-oxoprolinase subunit C family protein, protein MIEILKCMPGCSVQDLGRFGHRKLGVGSSGALDALALQVGNALLGNEANRPAIEVLIFPIEIRFLTTQAFAVTGTTGKALLDGKELPPWWRTTGHTGQILRIESGPDGGIGYLTFAGRLDVETVLESASTDLKGGFGGHHGRTLRAGDRLAIRSDRSSETHYSFGASPPGIPDSNVIRFVPGFEMDQLSQAHVRSFCEADWTISRQSSRIGFRLEGPMIQFASHIELLSYGVLPGLIQLPPSGQPIVLLADAQTTGGYPRLGSVISSDLRLIAQFAPGKIIQFRHCSIEEAAEAEADEQDYFDRLSTLRGVMCP, encoded by the coding sequence ATGATCGAAATTTTGAAGTGCATGCCTGGGTGTAGCGTGCAAGATCTAGGACGATTTGGTCATCGGAAACTGGGGGTGGGTTCTTCAGGTGCGCTTGACGCCCTCGCCTTGCAGGTGGGAAACGCACTGTTGGGAAATGAGGCCAACAGACCAGCCATTGAGGTACTGATATTCCCTATCGAGATACGTTTTCTGACGACTCAGGCATTTGCCGTGACGGGCACAACTGGCAAGGCCCTGCTGGATGGCAAAGAACTTCCCCCCTGGTGGAGAACCACTGGTCATACGGGACAAATACTGCGAATTGAATCTGGTCCCGACGGTGGTATCGGATACCTCACTTTCGCTGGCCGGCTCGATGTTGAGACAGTATTGGAATCCGCCAGCACTGATCTGAAAGGCGGATTCGGCGGGCATCACGGCCGGACACTTAGAGCCGGTGACCGGCTCGCCATACGAAGCGACCGATCATCTGAGACACACTACAGTTTTGGCGCCTCACCACCAGGTATACCTGACAGTAACGTCATCAGGTTTGTACCGGGATTTGAAATGGACCAATTGTCCCAGGCGCATGTGCGTTCCTTCTGCGAGGCAGACTGGACCATATCCAGGCAAAGCAGCAGGATAGGTTTCCGACTGGAAGGACCGATGATTCAGTTTGCCAGTCATATTGAGCTGCTTTCCTATGGTGTCCTGCCGGGTTTGATCCAGTTACCACCGAGTGGACAACCCATCGTACTGCTTGCTGATGCACAGACTACTGGCGGATATCCACGGTTAGGTTCGGTGATTTCAAGCGACCTGAGGCTTATCGCGCAATTCGCGCCGGGCAAGATCATACAATTTCGACATTGCTCGATTGAAGAGGCTGCCGAAGCGGAAGCAGATGAACAAGACTACTTCGACAGGCTTTCAACGCTTCGAGGGGTCATGTGTCCATGA
- the pxpB gene encoding 5-oxoprolinase subunit PxpB, whose protein sequence is MRRSGDCSAQIWRSTRGTMNAPKYHRMGTRGILIESQQGQASIGMQRIYWSLDTACRCLPGLVETVPGMNNLLLILDSVGARENAFPLLSELWDQCAEQSQARITSTVTIGVHYGGDGGADLAQAAHYAGLPIDAFVKRHAMAEYTVFCLGAHPGFAYLGGLDPQLHIPRRAEPRASVSKGTVAIGGSQAGVTAATLPSGWNLIGTTDTVFFDHRITPPALLAPGDTVRFEILGVTA, encoded by the coding sequence ATGAGGCGATCAGGTGATTGCTCAGCTCAGATCTGGCGCTCAACGCGAGGCACGATGAACGCTCCAAAATATCACCGCATGGGCACGCGAGGGATTCTGATCGAGTCCCAACAAGGTCAGGCTTCTATCGGGATGCAGAGGATCTACTGGTCTTTAGACACAGCCTGCCGCTGCCTCCCAGGCTTGGTCGAAACAGTGCCAGGTATGAACAACCTGCTGCTGATCCTTGACTCCGTAGGCGCAAGGGAAAACGCCTTTCCACTGCTATCAGAGCTTTGGGACCAATGTGCAGAGCAAAGCCAGGCACGAATCACCTCTACCGTTACTATCGGTGTCCATTATGGCGGTGACGGCGGAGCTGATCTCGCTCAAGCAGCACATTATGCGGGCCTGCCGATCGACGCATTCGTTAAGCGCCACGCAATGGCCGAGTACACCGTCTTTTGCCTGGGGGCTCATCCAGGTTTTGCTTATCTGGGCGGGTTAGATCCGCAACTGCATATACCCCGTCGCGCGGAGCCAAGAGCCAGTGTCAGCAAGGGCACTGTGGCCATAGGTGGCAGCCAGGCCGGGGTCACTGCGGCCACCTTGCCTAGCGGTTGGAATTTGATAGGCACGACCGATACGGTGTTCTTCGATCACCGTATCACGCCTCCGGCGCTGCTTGCTCCGGGCGATACGGTGAGGTTTGAAATCCTGGGTGTCACAGCATGA
- a CDS encoding MFS transporter yields the protein MKHSELSIASRLDRLPVGRFHYRLIFMIGAGLFLDSFELALAGSVLGALLAEQWSTTQLNAWFISATFMGFIIGAWTSGILGDRIGRRYCYQINLAIFGLASLAAAFSPNMYVLIGLRFLMGIGLGGELVLGFATLSEFVPPAKRGRLVAFLSFIAQSALFVAGACALWVIPNLGWRWMFGIAGVAALIIWGLRKSMPESPRWLASKGRFDEADAIVSSVEKSMNVAPLAPSHPTGPAAAIETAAIGDLFQRGQRSKMVVGISIMITIQICLYGLVSWLPSFFVQQGLGIVKSLQWNTIMSFGGPVGGLIALLLVDRVGRKPILVCAAICAAVLAAVYVSLTDEATLIGVGFLLISSIYTVVVVGQAIYLSELFPTRLRMRGTGTCSAVARLVATMIPFAIPAIFAAGGIRLVIGIVGAVLLAFALIIAFVGKETRKQPLEHISS from the coding sequence ATGAAGCATTCCGAGCTCAGTATTGCCAGCAGACTGGATCGACTCCCGGTCGGGCGTTTTCACTACCGGCTGATTTTCATGATCGGCGCGGGCTTGTTTCTCGACTCCTTTGAACTCGCCTTGGCGGGCAGCGTGCTGGGAGCACTTCTAGCTGAACAGTGGAGCACCACGCAGCTGAATGCTTGGTTTATCTCAGCGACCTTCATGGGATTTATTATTGGTGCTTGGACCTCCGGCATCCTTGGTGATCGGATTGGCCGGCGCTATTGCTACCAGATCAATTTGGCGATTTTCGGCCTTGCATCCTTAGCCGCCGCGTTCTCTCCAAACATGTACGTCTTGATCGGCTTGCGTTTTCTGATGGGTATAGGCTTGGGGGGCGAACTGGTTCTGGGGTTTGCCACATTGAGCGAGTTCGTTCCGCCTGCGAAGCGCGGCCGACTCGTTGCATTCTTGTCTTTTATTGCCCAGTCCGCCTTGTTCGTCGCTGGTGCCTGTGCGCTGTGGGTCATACCAAACCTGGGTTGGCGGTGGATGTTCGGCATAGCGGGCGTCGCAGCGCTGATCATCTGGGGACTGCGAAAGTCCATGCCGGAATCTCCACGCTGGCTCGCATCCAAAGGCAGATTTGACGAAGCGGATGCAATTGTCTCCTCGGTGGAAAAATCGATGAACGTTGCCCCTCTCGCTCCTTCACATCCCACCGGGCCGGCTGCGGCCATCGAGACTGCAGCCATCGGGGATCTCTTCCAAAGAGGTCAACGCTCCAAGATGGTGGTGGGCATATCCATCATGATCACTATCCAAATTTGCCTGTACGGTCTCGTCAGTTGGTTGCCTTCGTTCTTTGTTCAGCAGGGGCTTGGCATCGTGAAGTCGCTGCAGTGGAACACAATCATGAGTTTTGGCGGGCCCGTAGGAGGCTTAATCGCTCTACTTTTGGTGGACCGGGTGGGTAGAAAACCCATCCTCGTCTGCGCGGCCATTTGCGCGGCTGTTTTAGCTGCCGTCTACGTATCTTTGACGGATGAAGCCACTCTGATCGGCGTAGGTTTCCTTCTCATATCGTCGATTTATACCGTCGTTGTCGTAGGGCAAGCCATCTACTTGTCCGAACTTTTCCCAACCCGGCTTCGGATGCGAGGAACCGGCACGTGCAGTGCCGTCGCAAGGCTAGTGGCGACAATGATCCCCTTTGCGATCCCCGCGATATTCGCGGCGGGAGGCATTAGGCTGGTGATTGGAATAGTGGGCGCGGTGCTTTTGGCTTTCGCTTTAATCATCGCGTTTGTCGGGAAAGAAACCCGCAAACAACCGCTGGAACATATCAGTTCATGA
- a CDS encoding LysR family transcriptional regulator has protein sequence MITFKQLEAIYWIVELGSFESASTKLNMSQSAISKRIQEMEEAFDTPIFDRTKRSARLTEKGTELFEYAAEMLRQRDYLLERISSKQVLVRRFRLGVTELTALTWLPALIESIRDAYPMVALEPSVELSSELFKKLEADQLDLIIIPDVFSDARFVSTPLKTVENAWMSAPHLFDRPCPVDLQELASFTVLTQGGSSGTGLIYDRWFAQHNVRFNRAITSNYLVAQVGLTLSGLGISYLPKECLAPLLEQGLLRVIETRPGLPQVRYAALHRADRLLGLSVEVARLAAQTCDFGTMLLQGRHSAVG, from the coding sequence GTGATCACGTTCAAGCAGCTCGAGGCCATTTACTGGATTGTCGAGTTAGGTAGCTTCGAATCTGCGTCGACGAAGCTGAACATGTCTCAGTCGGCAATTTCCAAACGAATACAGGAGATGGAGGAGGCCTTTGATACTCCCATTTTTGACCGAACGAAACGCAGTGCGCGACTGACCGAAAAGGGGACGGAGCTTTTCGAGTACGCGGCCGAAATGCTCCGTCAACGCGACTATCTTTTGGAGCGAATCAGCTCCAAACAGGTTCTGGTCAGACGTTTCAGGCTTGGCGTAACGGAACTGACGGCGCTGACCTGGCTGCCGGCGCTGATCGAGAGTATTCGAGATGCGTATCCCATGGTCGCCCTGGAGCCATCTGTCGAACTTAGCTCGGAACTGTTCAAGAAGTTGGAGGCAGATCAACTCGACCTCATCATCATCCCGGACGTTTTCAGCGATGCGAGATTTGTCTCGACACCGCTCAAAACGGTAGAAAATGCTTGGATGAGTGCTCCGCACCTCTTCGATCGTCCCTGCCCAGTCGATCTACAGGAGTTGGCTTCATTTACTGTGCTGACGCAGGGAGGGAGTTCAGGAACGGGGCTGATCTATGATCGATGGTTTGCACAGCATAATGTGCGCTTTAATCGCGCTATCACCAGTAACTATCTGGTCGCCCAGGTGGGGCTCACGCTGTCAGGGCTCGGTATCAGCTATCTCCCCAAGGAATGCTTGGCCCCGCTATTGGAGCAAGGCCTGCTCAGGGTGATCGAGACGCGGCCAGGGCTGCCACAAGTGCGTTACGCAGCGTTGCACCGTGCTGACCGATTACTGGGGCTAAGCGTGGAGGTGGCGCGACTGGCCGCGCAAACCTGTGATTTCGGGACAATGCTTCTGCAGGGGCGCCACTCAGCCGTGGGTTGA